In a single window of the Candidatus Firestonebacteria bacterium RIFOXYD2_FULL_39_29 genome:
- a CDS encoding phosphoadenosine phosphosulfate reductase yields MSSENINYSIEELAGYRNGIRNLDAQGIVDYFLNHFGIGKIALSSSMSVEDQVLTDMILKKNKNAIIFTIDTGRLPQETYDVIDKTRKKYGVNIEVLFPEGSDVEELVKNHGVNLFYESIDLRRECCHIRKIVPLKRKLESLEAWISGIRRSQSVTRNDIVSVEWDDKFKLFKVNPIFDWTEYQVWDYIRKNDIPYNILHDRGYPSIGCVPCSRPIKPGQDIRSGRWWWESPEHKECGLHLKNRGNNGQY; encoded by the coding sequence ATGTCATCAGAAAATATAAATTACAGTATAGAGGAATTAGCAGGATATCGAAATGGAATCAGAAATCTCGATGCTCAGGGTATTGTAGATTATTTCTTGAATCATTTCGGGATTGGGAAGATAGCGCTTTCTTCGAGTATGAGCGTGGAGGATCAGGTTTTAACAGATATGATCCTTAAAAAAAACAAAAATGCAATTATATTCACGATAGATACAGGCAGACTGCCTCAGGAAACTTACGATGTAATTGATAAGACAAGAAAAAAATACGGGGTAAATATTGAAGTACTTTTTCCTGAAGGATCAGATGTGGAAGAGCTTGTTAAAAATCACGGCGTCAATTTGTTTTACGAAAGTATTGATTTGAGGCGAGAATGCTGCCACATTCGGAAAATAGTTCCTCTTAAAAGGAAACTGGAAAGTCTAGAAGCCTGGATTTCGGGCATTAGAAGAAGTCAGTCAGTCACCCGAAATGATATTGTGAGCGTTGAATGGGACGATAAGTTCAAGCTGTTTAAAGTTAATCCTATTTTTGACTGGACAGAGTATCAGGTTTGGGATTATATCAGAAAAAACGACATTCCATATAATATCTTGCATGACCGCGGATATCCGAGTATCGGTTGTGTTCCGTGTTCCAGGCCAATAAAACCCGGGCAAGATATACGTTCAGGACGCTGGTGGTGGGAAAGTCCTGAGCATAAAGAGTGTGGTTTGCACTTAAAAAACAGGGGGAATAATGGACAATATTGA
- a CDS encoding adenylyl-sulfate kinase: protein MTDKEHMNIVIVGHVDHGKSTVIGRLLADTGSLPEGKLEFVKQMCFKNAKPFEYAFLLDALKDEQSQGITIDTARCFFKTKKRDYIIIDAPGHIEFLKNMITGAARAEAALLVIDAKEGVKENSRRHGYLLSMLGIKQVAVLVNKMDLVNFDENTFESLKKEYTAFLNKINVKDVNFIPISARDGDNLVSLSGNLSWYSGMTVLAQLDHFVHEVPDGQKPFRFPVQDVYKFTRESDDRRIVAGTIAAGSINAGDKVLFLPSRKNSRIESIESFNTEKKKRAFAGQAVGFTLDTQIYVRPGELMILENSGNPPKIGNRFKANIFWVGRAPMIKDKSYKLKLAATRASVKLVEIKQSLDVSDLTAVNTKRQVDRHDVAECIFETAKPIAFDTIGDLEVTGRFVIIDNYEIAGGGIIIENLQENESILKEHIKNRENIWDKGLIESDEREKRNKHRSKFVVFVGAPSDVKQSIAKKLERELFDKNHNVYYMGLSSIDYGLDADIKAYDLYMEEKVRRLGELARILTDTGLIFITTIDNADDFDIEILKMLSEPNEIAVVSVGESGLVKFNPDLEIKEYNDTADAVRKVINLLMHKEVILEYYL from the coding sequence ATGACTGACAAAGAACATATGAACATAGTGATAGTAGGGCATGTGGATCACGGCAAGTCTACCGTTATCGGCAGGCTTTTAGCAGATACAGGGTCGCTTCCAGAAGGAAAGCTTGAATTTGTAAAACAAATGTGCTTTAAGAACGCAAAGCCGTTTGAATATGCTTTTCTTCTGGATGCCTTGAAAGATGAACAGTCACAGGGTATTACGATAGATACGGCCAGATGCTTTTTCAAAACCAAAAAGCGGGATTATATTATTATTGACGCTCCCGGTCATATTGAATTTTTGAAAAACATGATAACCGGAGCAGCCCGCGCCGAAGCAGCATTGCTTGTAATAGACGCCAAAGAAGGCGTTAAAGAGAATTCCAGAAGGCACGGATATCTTTTATCGATGCTGGGGATAAAACAGGTAGCCGTTCTTGTTAATAAAATGGATCTTGTGAATTTCGACGAGAATACTTTTGAATCTTTAAAAAAAGAATATACAGCATTTCTGAACAAAATAAATGTAAAAGACGTTAATTTTATTCCTATAAGCGCAAGAGACGGGGATAACCTCGTTTCTTTATCCGGGAATTTGAGCTGGTATTCGGGAATGACAGTACTTGCTCAGCTTGATCATTTTGTTCATGAGGTCCCTGACGGACAAAAACCTTTCCGTTTTCCGGTTCAGGACGTTTATAAATTTACCCGGGAAAGCGACGATAGAAGAATAGTTGCCGGTACTATCGCTGCAGGTTCGATAAATGCAGGAGATAAAGTTCTATTTCTTCCATCGCGGAAAAATTCAAGGATAGAAAGCATTGAAAGTTTTAATACGGAAAAGAAAAAGAGAGCTTTCGCAGGGCAGGCTGTCGGGTTTACGCTGGATACCCAGATTTATGTCCGGCCGGGAGAGCTGATGATCCTGGAAAACAGCGGAAATCCTCCGAAGATAGGAAATCGCTTCAAAGCCAATATATTCTGGGTCGGAAGAGCTCCAATGATAAAGGACAAATCTTATAAACTGAAATTAGCAGCAACGAGAGCGTCAGTTAAACTTGTTGAGATCAAGCAGTCTCTTGATGTGTCGGATTTAACGGCAGTGAACACAAAAAGGCAGGTAGACAGGCATGATGTGGCTGAATGTATCTTTGAAACTGCTAAACCGATAGCTTTTGATACTATAGGAGATCTTGAGGTGACAGGACGGTTTGTTATTATCGATAATTATGAAATAGCCGGCGGGGGAATAATTATTGAAAATCTACAGGAAAATGAATCTATCCTTAAGGAGCATATAAAGAACAGGGAAAACATTTGGGATAAAGGATTGATAGAATCGGATGAGAGGGAAAAAAGGAACAAACACAGGTCGAAGTTTGTTGTGTTTGTTGGAGCTCCAAGTGATGTTAAACAAAGCATCGCAAAAAAACTGGAAAGGGAACTGTTTGATAAAAACCATAATGTTTATTATATGGGCTTATCCAGCATTGATTACGGTTTGGATGCCGATATAAAGGCGTATGATTTGTATATGGAGGAAAAAGTAAGAAGATTAGGAGAATTGGCGAGAATTCTTACGGATACGGGGTTGATATTTATTACAACGATAGACAATGCGGATGATTTTGACATTGAAATATTAAAGATGTTAAGCGAGCCGAATGAAATAGCGGTGGTAAGTGTTGGAGAAAGCGGGTTGGTAAAATTTAATCCGGACCTGGAAATAAAGGAATACAATGATACTGCGGATGCCGTAAGAAAAGTCATAAATCTTTTGATGCATAAGGAGGTGATATTAGAGTATTATTTGTAA
- a CDS encoding DNA polymerase III subunit delta has translation MAGKVTKPIAPVYFVAGNDEFNKDKKVKEILRKSLPAENKDLNYTEIECKGKAGGEEDEDGDPAESEEESGSRRAKSNFVFDFDSTIKTVPFLADRRVVVLREFEKLRKDLKDTLLEYVKTPVESTVLILVSKDVKKSDFEKGAAYKKISAAASSTTFTYYQLYPNQLGSEIKKKLSELGKTISQEAVDILVERVGSNMRDLDSEIEKVILYIGDKKHVDEVDVEFLVSGLDARNIFDFVNALAERNLVKSLKIIDDIFYVYDKHAAGPMIVGAVYGHFKKIWTAKVLLRAGIPENSIAGKLGVHPYFISGLLTQARFYDEKQLKTIFSELAKTDKETKRKSGKMPSQVIESLVYKLLLK, from the coding sequence ATGGCTGGGAAAGTTACTAAACCCATAGCTCCGGTATATTTTGTTGCCGGCAATGATGAGTTTAATAAAGACAAAAAGGTAAAAGAAATATTAAGAAAGTCTTTACCTGCGGAAAATAAAGATTTGAATTACACAGAAATAGAATGCAAGGGTAAAGCCGGCGGGGAAGAAGATGAAGACGGAGACCCTGCTGAAAGCGAAGAAGAATCCGGCAGCCGCCGGGCAAAGAGTAATTTTGTTTTTGATTTTGATTCGACGATTAAGACCGTGCCTTTTCTTGCAGACAGGCGTGTGGTTGTCCTGCGGGAATTTGAAAAACTTCGAAAAGACCTTAAAGATACTCTTCTGGAATATGTTAAAACTCCGGTAGAATCAACTGTTTTAATATTAGTAAGCAAAGACGTGAAAAAAAGTGATTTTGAAAAAGGGGCTGCTTACAAGAAGATTTCCGCCGCAGCTTCTTCGACAACCTTTACTTATTATCAGCTATATCCTAATCAACTTGGTTCTGAGATAAAAAAGAAATTATCCGAATTGGGAAAGACGATATCCCAGGAGGCCGTGGATATACTTGTCGAGAGAGTAGGAAGTAATATGAGAGACCTTGACTCTGAGATAGAAAAAGTGATACTTTATATCGGTGATAAAAAACATGTAGATGAAGTTGATGTGGAGTTTTTAGTGAGCGGACTTGATGCGAGAAACATATTTGATTTTGTTAATGCCCTGGCAGAAAGAAATCTGGTCAAATCTTTAAAAATAATTGATGATATATTCTATGTCTACGATAAACATGCTGCCGGTCCGATGATAGTCGGGGCTGTATATGGTCATTTTAAGAAAATTTGGACGGCTAAAGTCCTTCTTCGTGCCGGAATTCCTGAAAACTCTATTGCGGGAAAGCTTGGCGTGCATCCTTACTTTATCTCCGGACTTCTTACTCAGGCCCGGTTTTATGATGAAAAACAGTTAAAGACAATATTTTCTGAGCTTGCAAAAACTGATAAAGAAACCAAAAGAAAATCGGGAAAGATGCCTTCACAGGTGATTGAGAGTTTGGTATACAAATTGTTACTAAAATGA
- a CDS encoding leucine--tRNA ligase — translation MISNVIDKKWQAYWESKGLFKAEDFSEKQKYYVLMMFPYPSGSRLHMGHCKNYVIGDVVSRYKKMQGYNVLHPMGWDAFGLPAENAAIKNNVHPKEWTYKNVEVMKQQLKKIGICYDWSREIATCAPDYYKWTQWLFLKFYEKGLAYKKKKEANWCPKCLTVMANEEVVDGVCWRCKTEVTKKELDQWFYKITDYADRLLEDIKKLKGWPEKVRIMQENWIGKSFGVEVDFKIEGTDDKISVYTTRVDTIFGVTYLVIAPEHPLTLKLVKGTKYEPQVKEFSDKLKKQSEIARTSDLTEKEGLFIGSYAINPFNGDRVPIYAVNYVIMEYGTGAVMAVPAHDQRDFDFAKKYNLPVKVVIQPEGGSLSGETMTEAYVNDGFQVNSGEFNGKKNTEAIELMAEFVEKNKIGKKAIKFKLRDWLISRQRYWGAPIPVIYCDKCGIVPVPEKDLPVELPFVSDFKPKGGASPLASVKEFVEVKCPGCGGEGRRETDTMNTFICSSWYFLRYCDPENNAAAFDIEKVKYWMPVDQYVGGVEHAILHLLYSRFFTKFLYDLKLVDFDEPFTNLFTQGMVLKDGQVMSKSKGNTVEADPLIEKYGADVVRGFILFAAPPEKELEWNDKGIEGLHRFLGRVERFVETSIPVIKKTGQIEPKLLSKELKEFYVSINKTVKRVTEDVEKDFHFNTALAALMEFTNYLYLFKVPEGEEKAFPPLLKLAVEDLVLLLAPFTPHITEELWEKLGYKESIFLHSLPKCDLEYISGEEAVIVLQVNGKLRGRLTVSLDIEDEKVKELALKDEKIIAFLSGKTVKKVVVVKNKLVNIVAV, via the coding sequence GTGATAAGTAATGTGATAGATAAGAAGTGGCAGGCTTACTGGGAAAGTAAAGGGCTTTTTAAAGCAGAGGATTTCTCGGAAAAACAGAAATATTATGTTCTTATGATGTTCCCGTACCCTTCCGGCAGCCGTCTTCATATGGGACATTGTAAAAACTATGTCATAGGAGATGTGGTTTCCAGATATAAGAAAATGCAGGGTTACAACGTCTTGCATCCTATGGGTTGGGACGCTTTCGGGCTTCCTGCGGAAAACGCGGCTATAAAAAATAATGTTCACCCGAAAGAATGGACTTATAAAAATGTTGAAGTTATGAAACAGCAGTTGAAAAAAATCGGTATCTGTTATGACTGGAGTCGTGAGATTGCTACTTGCGCTCCTGATTACTATAAGTGGACTCAATGGCTTTTTCTGAAGTTTTACGAAAAAGGTCTTGCTTACAAGAAAAAGAAAGAAGCTAACTGGTGTCCAAAGTGTCTGACGGTTATGGCAAATGAAGAGGTCGTTGACGGGGTCTGCTGGCGGTGTAAAACGGAAGTTACAAAAAAAGAACTGGATCAATGGTTCTATAAAATAACCGACTATGCGGACAGGCTGCTTGAAGATATTAAAAAACTTAAAGGCTGGCCGGAAAAAGTCAGGATAATGCAGGAAAACTGGATAGGTAAATCTTTTGGTGTGGAAGTGGATTTTAAAATAGAGGGAACAGACGATAAGATATCTGTTTATACTACCAGAGTTGACACAATCTTTGGCGTGACATATCTGGTGATTGCTCCGGAGCATCCGCTTACGCTAAAACTTGTAAAAGGCACAAAATATGAACCTCAGGTTAAAGAGTTTTCCGATAAACTTAAAAAACAATCCGAGATAGCAAGAACCTCTGACCTTACGGAAAAAGAAGGGCTCTTTATAGGCTCTTATGCGATTAATCCGTTTAACGGAGATAGAGTTCCTATATATGCGGTTAATTACGTCATTATGGAATACGGTACGGGTGCGGTAATGGCAGTTCCTGCCCATGATCAGCGCGACTTTGATTTTGCGAAGAAATATAATCTTCCTGTTAAAGTTGTAATTCAGCCGGAAGGCGGGAGTTTGTCCGGGGAAACAATGACGGAAGCGTATGTGAATGACGGGTTCCAGGTTAATTCAGGAGAATTTAACGGAAAGAAAAATACGGAAGCTATTGAGCTGATGGCTGAATTTGTGGAGAAAAATAAAATCGGTAAGAAAGCTATAAAATTTAAATTAAGGGACTGGCTTATCTCCAGACAGCGCTACTGGGGGGCGCCTATTCCCGTTATCTATTGCGATAAGTGCGGAATTGTGCCGGTGCCGGAGAAGGATCTGCCGGTAGAACTTCCTTTTGTCTCAGATTTTAAACCGAAGGGGGGAGCTTCTCCTCTTGCTTCCGTAAAAGAATTTGTAGAAGTTAAATGTCCCGGGTGCGGCGGAGAGGGAAGAAGAGAAACGGATACCATGAATACCTTTATTTGCTCTTCCTGGTATTTCCTCCGTTACTGCGATCCTGAAAATAATGCAGCGGCTTTTGATATTGAAAAGGTGAAGTACTGGATGCCTGTAGATCAGTATGTCGGAGGGGTTGAACATGCAATACTGCACCTGCTGTATTCCAGGTTCTTTACTAAATTTCTCTATGATCTAAAGCTTGTTGACTTTGATGAACCTTTTACTAATTTGTTTACTCAGGGTATGGTCTTGAAGGACGGACAGGTAATGAGTAAATCAAAGGGCAATACGGTTGAGGCTGATCCGCTTATTGAGAAATATGGCGCTGATGTAGTCAGGGGTTTTATACTTTTTGCCGCGCCTCCTGAGAAAGAGCTGGAGTGGAATGATAAAGGCATTGAAGGCCTTCATCGGTTTTTAGGACGTGTTGAAAGATTTGTCGAAACTTCAATACCTGTAATTAAAAAAACAGGACAAATTGAACCAAAACTTTTAAGTAAAGAGCTTAAGGAATTTTATGTCAGTATTAATAAAACCGTAAAAAGAGTAACGGAAGATGTGGAAAAGGATTTTCATTTCAATACGGCTCTGGCAGCTCTTATGGAGTTTACTAACTATCTGTATCTTTTTAAGGTGCCTGAAGGGGAAGAGAAAGCTTTCCCCCCCCTGTTAAAACTGGCGGTTGAAGATCTTGTGCTTCTGCTGGCTCCTTTTACGCCTCATATTACTGAAGAACTCTGGGAGAAACTGGGTTATAAGGAAAGTATATTCCTTCATTCACTTCCAAAGTGCGATCTTGAGTATATCAGCGGGGAAGAGGCGGTAATTGTACTTCAGGTAAACGGGAAATTACGCGGGCGCCTCACCGTCTCCCTGGATATCGAAGATGAAAAAGTAAAAGAGCTTGCACTGAAAGACGAGAAAATTATTGCTTTTCTTTCGGGAAAAACTGTAAAAAAGGTAGTGGTGGTAAAAAATAAACTGGTAAACATAGTGGCAGTATGA
- a CDS encoding sulfate adenylyltransferase, with protein MDNIERLEAQSVFILREAYKEFKNICMLWSIGKDSTVLLWLARKAFFGHVPIPLVHIDTHYKIPEMIEYRDKLALEWKLNMVYGENITALEQKQTYPDGNTDRITCCRNLKSEALKHTLDGSWSRYRMDHNLQRYVQDNNIEPYTGVIVGVRADEEGSRSKERYFSPRDKNNEWDVGEQPPEFWNQFKTDFAPGTHVRVHPLLDWTELNIWEYIRKESIPVVSLYFDKGDGKRYRSLGCYPCTKPVDSTSKNVDEIIEELKSGKFSNIAERSGRDQDKEDGGGLETLRRDGYM; from the coding sequence ATGGACAATATTGAGAGGCTGGAGGCACAGAGCGTTTTTATATTGCGCGAAGCTTATAAAGAATTTAAGAATATCTGCATGCTTTGGTCTATAGGCAAAGACAGTACAGTTTTGCTTTGGCTTGCCAGAAAAGCTTTTTTTGGTCATGTCCCTATCCCTCTTGTACATATAGACACTCATTACAAGATACCTGAGATGATAGAGTATCGGGACAAACTCGCGCTTGAATGGAAGCTGAACATGGTTTACGGGGAAAATATTACAGCTCTTGAGCAAAAGCAGACCTATCCGGATGGAAATACCGACCGGATAACTTGCTGCAGAAATCTTAAGAGTGAAGCATTAAAACATACACTGGACGGCAGTTGGTCCCGTTACAGAATGGATCACAATTTACAACGGTATGTACAGGATAACAATATAGAGCCTTATACCGGTGTTATTGTGGGTGTCAGAGCGGATGAAGAAGGTTCGAGGTCAAAAGAAAGATATTTCTCGCCGAGGGATAAGAATAACGAATGGGATGTTGGAGAGCAGCCTCCTGAATTCTGGAACCAGTTTAAGACCGATTTTGCTCCGGGGACCCATGTCCGCGTGCATCCATTACTTGACTGGACAGAATTGAATATATGGGAATATATAAGAAAAGAAAGTATACCTGTGGTATCCCTGTATTTTGACAAGGGTGACGGAAAACGTTACCGTTCGCTTGGCTGCTATCCATGCACAAAGCCGGTAGACTCCACTTCGAAAAATGTAGATGAAATAATAGAGGAACTGAAAAGCGGCAAGTTTTCCAATATTGCCGAAAGGTCAGGCCGGGATCAGGATAAGGAAGACGGCGGCGGATTGGAAACCTTAAGACGTGACGGATATATGTGA
- a CDS encoding radical SAM protein, translating to MQGENKLKTITRKTLLYQTGVEYSDYCLNHVQGCSHGCKYPCYAFMMKKRCGVVKTYEEWLEPKIVENALELLDAEIPRYKNKINYVHMCFSTDPFMYEQDPVSELSIQIIDKLNQAEKPCSTLTKGLYPRELAKRNGKSKNNRYGITLVSLDENFRKKYEPNTSAFKDRIKSLKYLHDNGLKTWVSMEPYPTPNFIEQNLKEILEAVDFVDQIVFGKLNYNAEVSVFKYHKEYYNSLADYFVGFCKKNDIKYYVKEGTVTSKVKYIDDKVHRELCTSKI from the coding sequence ATGCAAGGTGAAAATAAATTGAAAACGATAACTCGTAAAACATTGCTTTATCAGACAGGAGTGGAATACTCCGACTACTGCTTAAATCATGTACAGGGATGTTCTCACGGCTGTAAGTATCCTTGCTATGCTTTTATGATGAAAAAGAGATGCGGCGTGGTAAAAACTTATGAAGAGTGGCTTGAGCCAAAAATTGTAGAGAATGCTCTGGAATTGCTGGATGCAGAGATACCCCGGTATAAAAATAAGATTAATTATGTGCATATGTGCTTTTCAACAGATCCGTTTATGTACGAGCAAGATCCGGTTTCCGAGTTGAGTATCCAGATAATTGACAAACTAAACCAAGCTGAAAAACCATGTAGTACTCTTACGAAAGGTCTTTATCCGCGGGAGTTGGCAAAAAGAAACGGGAAAAGCAAAAACAATAGATATGGGATTACTTTGGTTTCACTGGATGAGAACTTCAGAAAGAAATATGAACCAAACACATCTGCTTTTAAAGACAGGATCAAATCACTCAAGTATCTTCACGATAACGGTCTAAAGACCTGGGTGAGTATGGAGCCGTATCCTACTCCAAATTTTATTGAACAGAATCTTAAAGAGATTCTTGAAGCTGTCGATTTTGTCGATCAAATCGTCTTCGGAAAACTGAATTATAATGCCGAAGTATCAGTTTTCAAATACCATAAGGAATACTACAATTCCCTAGCCGATTATTTCGTCGGATTCTGTAAAAAAAATGATATTAAATATTATGTAAAAGAAGGCACCGTAACTTCAAAAGTAAAATATATTGATGACAAGGTGCATCGTGAGCTTTGCACCTCGAAAATATAG
- a CDS encoding murein biosynthesis integral membrane protein MurJ — protein sequence MTEKLKKIGRNAAVMTLATGLSRILGLVRDQINAALFGAGIVSDAFYVAYRIPNMFRDLLAEGALSSAFVPAFTDYMNKGGKEAAYRLANLVISILCILFSILIILAWVFTPFLIKVIAPGFALEGIKLAILLTRILFPFIAFMGFATVIMGMLNSEGHFTVPALAPAIGNLVMIITGIALCPLFSKLPETQVIVWSFGALFSGLVQVLIQLPIIYKKGFKLRYELDFKDSGIRQMGRVMAPAIFSNSIGQINIVFVNTFLASLLGTGAITYIYYGFRLMQLPIGLFGVAIATASFPMFSSFVAEGKTEEAKDTISSSLRLSLFVTVPATLGLIVLSYGVTDLLFRHGNFTAEAAEATAIVTIYYALGLSLFSLNKIITPAFFALKKSNVPVICGIVAILTNGLFSIILMEKMNYAALPLANTISTLLNFLMLYYFLRKQMGPLDGKNILKVFWKVLLASCIMAVIAWLSSEFLSSVLTPGLTKRIVVVLVPILLALPVYLGLARFLKIEEAKLFTDAVARRLGKHKQQEKQGQ from the coding sequence ATGACCGAAAAATTGAAAAAAATAGGCAGGAATGCAGCAGTAATGACCCTGGCTACAGGACTAAGCCGTATTCTTGGTCTTGTCAGGGATCAGATAAATGCCGCTTTATTTGGAGCAGGTATTGTCTCTGATGCTTTTTATGTTGCCTATAGAATTCCTAATATGTTCCGTGATCTTCTTGCAGAAGGCGCCTTAAGTTCGGCTTTCGTTCCGGCTTTTACCGATTATATGAATAAAGGAGGGAAGGAGGCAGCCTATAGATTGGCCAACCTTGTTATCAGTATTCTTTGCATATTATTTTCTATTCTTATAATTCTTGCCTGGGTTTTTACTCCGTTTCTTATTAAAGTAATTGCTCCCGGTTTTGCGCTTGAAGGGATAAAACTTGCTATTTTGCTTACCAGAATATTGTTTCCTTTTATTGCTTTTATGGGTTTTGCCACCGTTATAATGGGTATGTTGAATTCCGAAGGACATTTTACCGTCCCGGCCCTTGCTCCGGCAATAGGAAACCTTGTAATGATAATTACCGGTATTGCCTTATGTCCGCTATTTTCAAAACTTCCGGAGACTCAGGTCATTGTCTGGTCTTTTGGCGCGCTTTTTTCCGGGTTAGTTCAGGTCCTTATCCAGCTGCCGATAATATATAAGAAGGGCTTTAAGCTGCGCTATGAACTGGACTTTAAAGATTCCGGAATAAGACAGATGGGCCGCGTAATGGCGCCTGCGATATTTTCGAACTCTATCGGACAGATAAATATTGTCTTTGTTAATACTTTTCTTGCTTCGTTGCTTGGCACCGGGGCTATAACTTACATCTACTACGGGTTCAGGCTGATGCAGCTTCCTATCGGCTTGTTTGGCGTGGCTATTGCCACTGCTTCATTTCCTATGTTCTCCTCTTTTGTAGCCGAGGGGAAGACTGAAGAAGCTAAAGATACGATCTCTTCTTCTCTCCGTCTTTCGTTATTTGTGACTGTTCCGGCAACACTCGGACTTATTGTTCTTAGCTATGGAGTGACTGACCTTTTATTCAGGCATGGTAATTTTACGGCAGAGGCCGCAGAAGCAACGGCAATTGTGACTATTTACTATGCTCTGGGATTATCGCTCTTTTCTCTTAATAAAATTATTACGCCTGCATTTTTTGCGCTAAAAAAATCCAATGTTCCGGTCATTTGCGGAATAGTGGCCATACTTACGAACGGACTATTTAGTATTATTTTAATGGAAAAGATGAACTATGCTGCGCTACCCCTGGCAAATACGATCTCAACTTTGTTGAACTTCTTAATGTTGTACTATTTTCTCAGAAAACAAATGGGGCCTCTTGACGGAAAAAATATCCTTAAAGTCTTTTGGAAAGTTCTCCTTGCTTCGTGTATAATGGCAGTTATAGCGTGGCTTTCTTCGGAGTTCTTAAGCAGTGTTTTAACTCCGGGTTTAACAAAGAGAATAGTTGTCGTACTGGTTCCGATACTTCTGGCGTTACCGGTTTATCTGGGGCTGGCACGGTTTTTAAAAATAGAGGAAGCAAAATTATTCACGGACGCAGTTGCAAGAAGGCTGGGAAAGCACAAACAGCAAGAGAAGCAAGGGCAGTAA